The Oncorhynchus mykiss isolate Arlee chromosome 17, USDA_OmykA_1.1, whole genome shotgun sequence genomic interval GCCGGGCTCCAGTTCCCCGTGGGCCGTGTGCACAGGCTGCTGCGTAAAGGCAACTACGCCGAGCGTGTGGGCGCTGGCGCACCAGTGTACCTGGCCGCAGTGCTCGAGTACCTGACTGCTGAGATCCTGGAGTTGGCCGGAAACGCTGCCCGTGACAACAAGAAGACTCGTATCATCCCCCGTCACCTGCAGCTGGCAGTCCGTAACGACGAGGAGCTGAACAAACTGCTTGGCGGCGTGACCATCGCTCAGGGTGGTGTTCTGCCCAACATCCAGGCAGTGCTGCTCCCCAAGAAGACTGAGAAGGCCGTCAAAGCCAAGTAAAATCGCTGGTGCGGCTGCAACTTGACTACTCaacccccaaaggctcttttaagagccaaccACCTAGCTCAACAAAAGCGCAAAGTGTCCTTTCTATGCCTGGCCAATTATTTGGCGtgttagatacacacacatatagacggcACCGTATCAAGTGCCCACATGAGGCCTAAATGAAGGATAACAACTAGTAGGCTAGAATGAGAGCATTATTGCGCGTCAAGTGTAACGTTGCTCGCGGCCCTAACAAAAGACCCAAGCGCGCCTCGGCGAGGGTGGGGGTTGCATTTTGGGGCGGCACGGAGAGGCCGAGCCTCCCGTCCAATGGGCGGCGGAGGAGGCCTCCGCAACGGGCCAATCAGGGCGGTGCGgagatggtgaccaatgagcagaCGCCGCTGCCGGCTTTATAAACTTCACATAGGCATTTTGAGGCTATACTCCGACTGTGAAAGAAGGAAGCTAGCTAGCGCCATGGCCAGAACCAAGCAAACCGCTCGCAAATCCACCGGTGGCAAAGCACCCAGGAAGCAGCTCGCCACCAAGGCTGCGCGCAAGAGCGCCCCGGCCACCGGCGGCGTGAAGAAGCCTCACCGTTACAGGCCCGGCACCGTGGCTCTTAGAGAGATCCGTCGTTACCagaagtccactgagctgctgatccgcaaactgcctttccagcgcctggtgcgagaaattgcccaggactttaagaccgacctgcgcttccagagttccgcagtgatggccctgcaggaggcaagcgaggcttacctggtcggcctgttcgaggacaccaacctgtgcgccatccacgccaagagggtgaccatcatgcccaaggacatccagctggcccgtcgtattcgcggagagcgcgcataaacgatgacctgatctccaaaatcccccaaaggctcttttaagagccacctccatatttcagtcaaaaaggcacaattgttccatttgtacacgcccctttcccaccgtgtatgttccctgttctcgagtcactacagaccgtggttcgattccaggctgtatcaccaccggccgtgattgtaaataagagttggttcttaactgacttgagtcgtttcaataacgctctctatatgtgattagatgtatgcctagagtagaagaggggaaaaatacaCTAGCAGTAATGAGTGATAGTAATGATATAGGGCAAAAAGTGTCAAAAATGGTCACTATGTAGCTAAGAACAACTGACTTTGAAAGTGCCGCTGATGAGATGGGAAAAGTTTACCGTGGAGCACGGAGGCCATCTAGTGGTTAAACGCTGGTACTGTCAGCGTGTGAGCACGTCATAGTGGCTCCCTATTGGTATTTGATCTTcaggccagcgtttcccaaactcggtcctcgggtccCCAAGTGGGGCACGTTGTGTTTTTTCGATTCCAATTGCTCTTGGAATGTAACATGCTAGAGTCTGTCTATTCCTTTGTGAAAATGGCCATTCAATGATTTCTGGCCCATGTGACATTCCTCGATGGCCCCAAAAATCCATGTTTTGATCCGATCATTACAACGTTAGCTGTGTGCACCCCATAATTCATGCGACTGACTAAGCTATTGAAAGTAAAATGATATATCTCTGTCCGGCGCAAGTGAAAGGTGGTCGAAAAAAAGTAGAGTAGAGTCGTGTGTCTTTGGCGTGATTTGAAGTCGACTTCTGATGTGGGATTTAGTTCATTTTTCCAAGAAGATTTGCTGAGGAATCGAAACCCCTTGACCAAATGATACGACAAAGTAAAGGCCCTAAATACAGGCTGCCAGTTAAATGCAGCAATGACACGGCTAAAGTGTGTCATCTCAGGACAaaagagcaggaattgtctgctgttgCATCTTCACTCATGAGACAGGTAATAGCGGAGCTCCGTGGTGCTGAAAAAgacacctcatttgctcacatcgtatatagacttgtttatactgtattattgactgtatgtttgttttactccatgtgtaagtctgtgtcgttgtatgtgtcgaactgctttgcttaatcttggccaggtcgcaattgtaaatgagaacttgttctcaacttgcctacctggtgaaataaataaaaataaaaatttaaaaaaatgtgtctatttgattaggattaggacttttcctctatgtgtcgcacttccatttccactttatgtccccgttagggagctgtcatttatgctgcaggctaattactaccaatgtcattgtggtccaagttcaactcctagcctatagggtgtggtaacaggccctctgttatttgttgttgtacTCTGCATGTGAAGTATCTGCACTGTAGCCTATAGAGGAACTAAGCCCTTGATAATAGGGGAACGCAAGCTGTTGAACACAAACTCCCAGTCCTATGATGTTGCTCTGTGAAGGAGGTTAGCTTTTCAGCATTCAATTCCTGGCAGCCTTCTTCGCCCTGGTTGATTTGTGAATGTGAGTGATTCGAGAATGTTTGGCTTGGGTATCCAAGGTGTTTGAGATTGTTGAGGACCAGTGTTCCGAGGGGCTGACTGTGACATCATAAAGCGGAATGTAGTTAGCGTGCTGTTTGAGGGATTCCAATTCAGTCCGTTGCGGCCTTCCAGGCAGTGCAGTTGTGCTTcaagtgtgctctctgtgtgatGACTTGTTGTGCCTACACGGAGTACAGCTACGAACGGACGTGACATTTGGGGTAAGCCTAAGCCTTTTCGTAACCTTAACCTATTTCTTCTAACTTGCTATGACAAAGTGCTTTGATGACACTAGCTGCATCCCAGCTAGTTGAACGCTTGTCAGTCATTCTCCTAAAAGGCAACCTCTGTTGCTCGATGTACTAAACCGAGGGCCGGCAGCCACTAAGTGCACGTAAGAGACAATTATGGCAACAATAAGTTGTAAGATGATACCTAGTCACATCTGAGATGTGAATCAACTGCACCGATTGGTCAATCGCCAGTATGTGCCCTTGGGCCTCATTTGTCCCCTTTGAAATGACCTGTTGAGATCATTCAATGCAACAGCTGAGGCTCTCTGGCCTATAAAGGATCCACCTCATACCACTATTTCCGTAATATAAGgctatgttattgttttttgaaaaaagtaccatacaatatttgcacatccctatcacctctgtacgcataggaaaatgatccctttattgtgtgtgtgttgggtgggtgtctgaggaatgttttactgcgtttcagcttgcagaggtatcaccacccttcccatggccacctggatcctgtctagggaagaaaaagaagaatgacGTTATTACATGGCCTTCAAGAGCTACATGACTGCTGAGGTGACATTACGGACCCCTTATAGGGTTTGTGGCATTCCTTGTGTATTTGTTTCCCGTATGTTGCACTTCGTTTCTCCTTTGTACTTGTGACACTATTTGAGGTTTTAACGCCTATCTCTATTAGGTGTGACTGGCAACTGCAGTGGGTTGAATCCTACtagttcagtgtttcccaactccaggcaGGGGTAGAGTAGCCATTTTTTGTGGTAGCCCTGGAGAGGCACAGCTGATTGAAAGAGTTGAATcaggtgcaacaacaacaacaagtagaacaacaccaatcaatgtgaagagtgggacatcacagttgggccttgtgttcaacatagctcagtatttgagtgTGTTTCCCGCGCATGTAAGTAAGTAGCTTTGATTTCTTCTTCCTCCATTGTTCCCTAGAACGAACGCCCTGCCCTCCCCTTTGCAGCAGAGGCCAGGCAAAAGCGCGCGCTTTCTGTGCCACTGGCTTCAATCAGGTCCACCAAACGCAGATAATAAGAGCACCCGAGCACCGAAAATTACGTCATTAATTCACTTGAACTCAGCTAGCGAACACACGATGTCTGGAAGAGGTAAAGGCGGCAAGGGACTCGGAAAAGGAGGCGCTAAGCGTCACCGTAAGGTTCTCCGCGATAACATCCAGGGAATCACCAAGCCCGCCATTCGCCGTCTGGCTCGCCGTGGCGGCGTGAAGCGTATCTCCGGGCTGATCTACGAGGAGACCCGCGGTGTCCTGAAGGTGTTCCTTGAGAACGTGATCCGTGACGCCGTCACCTACACCGAGCACGCCAAGAGGAAGACCGTTACGGCCATGGACGTGGTCTACGCTCTGAAACGCCAGGGACGCACCCTGTACGGTTTCGGCGGTTAAACGCACTCTTCTCGGAACGTCAACATCCCGACTtgaacccaaaggctcttttaagagccacccacatccgcttcaaaagggtcaaatccattatcgtaggaaaccatgagccactcttgagtggacagggagggagtattcgtgacaggaggctatgttcagtgcaggctttgcctacagtcgtattaaaccatgagccactcttgagtggacagggagggagtgttcatgacaggagggaggctatgttcagtgcaggctttgcgtACAGTCGTATTACGAGACACCCGAAATAAAGGCACCACGGCTGGGAAATCCCCACCAAGTACCAAAAAGGGGAGCCTTATTTTTGGccattgtaggacttttttggaaacacaccattccccaccagtgacagagcataggctatggtctttgttagggaagcaagcctctgagtggaaggctcttatgcgcgctcagctccactgggcaaatggcaggggcgcctatgagaaagcaggggtgtgtccacggccggcgaattagcttagcttcgtcttcataagagggaaagggctctccaccccctcattcGTTTGTGAGAAGCAGCGAGACATCAGCATCATGCCCGAGCCAGCAAAGTCCGCGCCCAAGAAGGGCTCCAAGAAAGCCGTCACCAAGACCGCAGGGAAAGGCGGCAAGAAACGCCGAAAGTCGAGGAAGGAGAGCTACGCCATTTACGTGTACAAAGTCCTGAAGCAGGTCCACCCCGATACCGGCATCTCCTCCAAGGCCATGGGAATCATGAACTCGTTCGTGAACGACATCTTCGAGCGTATCGCCGGAGAGTCGTCTCGCCTGGCCCACTACAACAAGCGTTCCACCATCACCTCCAGGGAGATCCAGACCGCAGTGCGCCTGCTGCTCCCCGGAGAGCTGGCCAAGCACGCAGTGTCCGAGGGCACCAAGGCCGTGACCAAGTACACCAGCTCCAAGTAAACAGCCCATTTGGAGTGCTGTAgtaacccaaaggctcttttaggCTCTCTTAATTttgatgccaggagttcctctggaggaacaccctcccccccgttcagctcaaacggtggcgcatggaacgcaaaaatattcttaaaaatatttaacctccacacattaacaagtccaatagctcaaatgaaagataaacaccttgttcatctacccagcatgtcagatttttaaaatgttttacggcgaaaacacaccacacatttatattagaccaccaccgaaacaaagacaagcggcagccattttgtcccagaaaatataaaattataaaagcaggattaaaaaataaatcgctcactaaccttttgaaaatcttcatcagatgacagtgataggacatgttacacagtacattttttttttttcaataatatgccatatatatccataaatgtccatttacagtgtactcatgttcagaaattactcaaaaatgcccgcaggaaacctaggtagctcggcaagataacgtaaatagacatcataaactttggctaaatatacatgttctacatatagttagaaagatacactgcttctttatgcaaccgctgtgttagatttatttttaacgttacagaaatcgcacactatttcatatgctgaggcagcgctcagttccaagctacatttccacgtaatgttggagtcaacagaaacacagatttaagcataaatattcccttaccttcgatggtcttcgttcagaatgttctggaagggttcatacttacccaatacatcgtttggtttcaagtcttgcgtctttgtattagctactgctaataacatcagctgaaatgcacccaaaacgtcctccggtccggataagttgcgcatcaaaacttcaaaattacacattatatgtcgactaaacaggtcaaactaagtgcagaagcaagctttatgatgttttagacgtgcaaaacaaacttcaattcaaccgggcatcgtttgctcttcccaggagtgctggaacaaaggaatggctgtgaccaattcgcgccctaacgcacaggtttttttattgcgacacttactccaatcactcctatagggccaattctcgcgcgatttgaacgattgaacgctccaaagaaagaggacatctagtggaagagatggaaagtgtccccagatccataagtggtcgggaagggtgggggcatgacgtcaaagttgctccaactttcatggccacaaaaactagtttggaagaatgcatgccctgtgagttctgctatacttacagacataattccaacggttttagaagctttagagtgttttctatccaataataattattatatgcatatattagcaattttttatatagtttttttcagtttactaggggtacccaatttctccaaagggggcgtaaatctgccatgCCCTCAAAAGGTTAAGAGCCACCCACCCTGTCAGTGAAAAAAGCAAatccatatatgtgtgtgtgtgtgtgtgtgtgtggaggacatgtcaaaaaggggggagagggaataaaTGATGCTGACATGAACAGGGTAGGAATGTGTGCATGGCAGTATAACGCAGTGAGTGGGATTCCACTCGTGCTCCGATGACTGGAGCCTGTGTAACAGTGTAACTTTaggccgaaccagggaccctctgcacacatcatcaacaacagtctcagagcaagtgacgtcaccgattgaaactagccgtttcacatcccttacacacacctgtacaagagggaggaggagagagaagaagaggctccaaatctctctctctctaggcctatATCAGGGCGGACAAGCACATGGGGCGCCAGCCTCCATAGCGCCGGCCGCACAGCCAGACACCAAGACCCACAGACACAAAGACCGGCACGAGTGAGTCACGCTGCGGAGTCAAGCGAGGAAGGACTGCGAGAAGGCCacaagcctatctctctctctctctctctctctctctctgacacgcttttgaaagagacacacagacagagagagagactacctagcacaagaaaacacacaggctccaaatccaactaataaactcatactaataaaacatcacacacacacacacaaagtgcaaGTAAGCATGTCGTTGGACAGTGTATTATTTCTCGTTTGCCTCCTGGACACATGACGAATACAACGTGAAACTAGTCTCAGCCAGGCCTCACAAGTGCATGTGTTTTAAGGTCCCCAAAAGAGCTCTCCTTTAAAACACCAAGGAGCACATCAGGGGACGCCAAACCATTTGATTCCCTTGCCAGACATCTCGGCTCACTCCACAATCAATGGTGCTCGCAATCGGATGCACTTTTAGGCCATTTAGGAGACAAATAGCACAGGAAAAGCAGTGCGCACCGCTCCACCCGACAGTCGAACGGTGAGGTTTTGAGCGAGTCGCAGCAAAATGCACGGGGCTTCTGCAGCCCACATGACTTTATTCTGAACGGACACAAGTCTGCTCGCTGGGCCGTTCGCTTTTGGGCCAAAAACGCGGCTCCGTCGGTGACTTTTGGCCCGATATTGGCGACCAGAAAACACAAGTGAAAGAGCATTTGGCCAGCCCGGAGAAGCCGAGCTGGGTGGCTTGAGTCTACATGGTTCTCATGTCGCGTTTAAGGCCAGCCCCCTGCACGGTGTGGAGCTTCAATAGCGCAGAGCAGCGTCTACAGCAAAGTACTCCTCCTCACAGACTACCGTagtgttgtaagtgtgtgtgtttaccggacCGAACGACAGACATGGCAGAAGTCGCACCAGCACCCGCCGCCGCCGCGCCGGCCAAGGCACCCAAGAAGAAGGCAGCAGCCAAGCCCAAGAAAGCGGGACCCAGCGTAGGCGAGCTCATCGTCAAGGCGGTGTCCGCCTCCAAGGAGAGGAGCGGCGTGTCCCTGGCCGCGCTCAAGAAGTCTCTGGCGGCAGGCGGCTACGACGTGGAGAAGAACAACTCCCGTGTCAAGATCGCCGTCAAGAGCCTCGTCACCAAGGGCACCCTGGTCCAGACTAAGGGCACCGGTGCTTCCGGCTCCTTCAAGATCAACAAGAAGGCCGTCGAGGCAAAGAAGCCCGCCAAGAAAGCCGCAGCCCCCAAAGCTAAGAAGGTGGCCGCCAAGAAGCCCGCCGCCGCCAAGAAGCCCAAGAAGGTAGCAGCCAAGAAGGCCGTGGCCGCAAAGAAGTCCCCCAAGAAGGCCAAGAAGCCCGCTACACCCAAAAAGGCCGCCAAGAGCCCAAAGAAGGTGAAGAAGCCCGCCGCAGCGGCCAAGAAAGCGGCCAAGAGCCCCAAGAAGGCTACCAAGGCAGCGAAGCCCAAAGCCGCCAAGCCCAAGGCGGCCAAGGCCAAGAAGGCAGCCCCCAAGAAGAAGTAAACCTATTACAAACAGTGTTCTTTCTACTCGACACATGTTGTTACCacaaaaggctcttttaagagccacccacctctttccataaaagcgcatgtcattccattccacctacctacccgtggtgcaaaataaatgaaatgaatgacttttacgcaccacattttggagtggctaaatggctttacatttgtcactcaagagtgcagcaccctcaccagtcaacattgttgtgatgtgttagaaTTGGCATGTCACATTGATCCTGATAATAATAAGCATACATACTATAGTGGGTTGGACAGCAGCCATTTGTATTATGAGCCACTCTCGAATTGATTGATACATGTTTCAGTGATTTGAGTTGTCACTTTGGCGCTCCCGCCAACGTGAAAAAGTAACAAAAGTCGGAGGGAAACAGAGTAGCCTAGCCCTCGtcactctgctgcctgcctgcctgcgggcgggtgggtgggggcgggcttagggctgactgcctgtctgtctgtccctccctcactccaattGGATAAGGCCACACCGGTCCGGTGGCCAATCGATGGCTTTTGTGGCGAGGTATAAGTAAGACTCTCGAGGTGGCCAGCGGCTCATTCAGACtttctgtgacatactgaagctacCAATATGAGCGGAAGAGGCAAAACCGGAGGCAAGGCCAGGGCGAAGGCAAAGACACGTTCATCCCGTGCCGGGCTCCAGTTCCCCGTGGGCCGTGTGCACAGGCTGCTGCGTAAAGGCAACTACGCCGAGCGTGTGGGCGCTGGCGCACCAGTGTACCTGGCCGCAGTGCTCGAGTACCTGACTGCTGAGATCCTGGAGTTGGCCGGAAACGCTGCCCGTGACAACAAGAAGACTCGTATCATCCCCCGTCACCTGCAGCTGGCAGTCCGTAACGACGAGGAGCTGAACAAACTGCTTGGCGGCGTGACCATCGCGCAGGGTGGTGTTCTGCCCAACATCCAGGCAGTGCTGCTCCCCAAGAAGACTGAGAAGGCCGTCAAAGCCAAGTAAAATCGCTGGTGCGGCTGCAACTTGACTACTCaacccccaaaggctcttttaagagccaaccACCTAGCTCAACAAAAGCGCAAAGTGTCCTTTCTATGCCTGGCCAATTATTTATAGACGGCACCGTATCAAGTGCCCACATGAGGCCTAAATGAAGGATAACAACTAGTAGGCTAGAATGAGAGCATTATTGCGCGTCAAGTGTAACGTTGCTCGCGGCCCTAACAAAAGACCCAAGCGCGCCTCGGCGAGGGTGGGGGTTGCATTTTGGGGCGGCACGGAGAGGCCGAGCCTCCCGTCCAATGGGCGGCGGAGGAGGCCTCCGCAACGGGCCAATCAGGGCGGTACGgagatggtgaccaatgagcagaCGCCGCTGCCGGCTTTATAAACTTCACATAGGCATTTTGAGGCTATACTCCGACTGTGAAAGAAGGAAGCTAGCTAGCGCCATGGCCAGAACCAAGCAAACCGCTCGCAAATCCACCGGTGGCAAAGCACCCAGGAAGCAGCTCGCCACCAAGGCTGCGCGCAAGAGCGCCCCGGCCACCGGCGGCGTGAAGAAGCCTCACCGTTACAGGCCCGGCACCGTGGCTCTTAGAGAGATCCGTCGTTACCagaagtccactgagctgctgatccgcaaactgcctttccagcgcctggtgcgagaaattgcccaggactttaagaccgacctgcgcttccagagttccgcagtgatggccctgcaggaggcaagcgaggcttacctggtcggcctgttcgaggacaccaacctgtgcgccatccacgccaagagggtgaccatcatgcccaaggacatccagctggcccgtcgtattcgcggagagcgcgcataaacgatgacctgatctccaaaatcccccaaaggctcttttaagagccacctccatatttcagtcaaaaaggcacaattgttccatttgtacacgcccctttcccaccgtgtatgttccctgttctcgagtcactacagaccgtggttcgattccaggctgtatcaccaccggccgtgattgtaaataagagttggttcttaactgacttgagtcgtttcaataacgctctctatatgtgattagatgtatgcctagagtagaagaggggaaaaatacaCTAGCAGTAATGAGTGATAGTAATGATATAGGGCAAAAAGTGTCAAAAATGGTCACTATGTAGCTAAGAACAACTGACTTTGAAAGTGCCGCTGATGAGATGGGAAAAGTTTACCGTGGAGCACGGAGGCCATCTAGTGGTTAAACGCTGGTACTGTCAGCGTGTGAGCACGTCATAGTGGCTCCCTATTGGTATTTGATCTTcaggccagcgtttcccaaactcggtcctcgggtccCCAAGTGGGGCACGTTGTGTTTTTTCGATTCCAATTGCTCTTGGAATGTAACATGCTAGAGTCTGTCTATTCCTTTGTGAAAATGGCCATTCAATGATTTCTGGCCCATGTGACATTCCTCGATGGCCCCAAAAATCCATGTTTTGATCCGATCATTACAACGTTAGCTGTGTGCACCCCATAATTCATGCGACTGACTAAGCTATTGAAAGTAAAATGATATATCTCTGTCCGGCGCAAGTGAAAGGTGGTCGAAAAAAAGTAGAGTAGAGTCGTGTGTCTTTGGCGTGATTTGAAGTCGACTTCTGATGTGGGATTTAGTTCATTTTTCCAAGAAGATTTGCTGAGGAATCGAAACCCCTTGACCAAATGATACGACAAAGTAAAGGCCCTAAATACAGGCTGCCAGTTAAATGCAGCAATGACACGGCTAAAGTGTGTCATCTCAGGACAaaagagcaggaattgtctgctgttgCATCTTCACTCATGAGACAGGTAATAGCGGAGCTCCGTGGTGCTGAAAAAGACAGCGCCCCTGGCCATTTGCCAAGGCCTATTTCCCGTTGGAGGGATTTTTGACATGCTATAGGCACAGTTCAGTACACCCCTCATCCTGTAATTGGTCCCAGAATCATCCACTTGATTCCCGACCACCAACCGATTGTCGGGGTGCATTGGTGTAAAATGTGGTCGTCGAGATCAAGTTCTATAGGCTACATGGGGTACTGGCAtctgtaccttttttttttttagctacctACACCAGTAGGGGAGCTTACAGATAAAGAGTGCACTAGGCTAGAGAGAAAAGTACCATTCCGTTTTTCATAAAGTAGGTCAATGTAACTTACTCTCTTTTGATACTTGAGAAACATAGATTCACATGACGTCCAAATCTGCAAGAGACAAAAGCAGCAGAAAATCAGCAGGTGAAGAAAAGGGTTAAGTGAATATGATTTAAGAGCAGTCAAATGAAGTAATAGTGACATAGATTGTAAGAAATGAAATGTACCATGTGAACATTGCATTGTGGCTTTAGAAGAGCATGTATTTGTAGATGAATGACAGATTAGGTTTGGTGACAAAGTAACTGTATAATTTGAGGTACTCTACATGAGCATGTGTTTGCCTATTTGATGATCTGTTGTAGTTAATGTTTGATTTTGAGCACATACTTGTTGTGACAATTGCATCAGGTTGAGGGAGAAATGGTCTGTGTGGCCATTGTGAGTGGCACTTCTGATCCAGCAGGTGGTGTTAAGATCCCTCCCTATGTGGCTTTGAATGATGAGCCAGTGTTGGCAAAATGACTTGTGGTCCAGCGGGTGGCGGTGAAATGCCTCCCTATCTATATGACTTGCCCTATTCCTTTGACATTGTTCACTTGATTGGAGATGATTCCGGTCTTCTTCATGAGCACTCCTGCatgtcttccttcctgtcttgccatgtgggttccacggaggtgtgtgtttttgttagatatcactgggcacattcctaacgtggaggtggtttgcatagctcatgtcatgtggatatataaagtattgtattgtaaggtatgttagtctacggacggtctgacattgctcgtccatatattgatgtattccaattgcatttgggtgtattgtgtggaatgttggaacatggttagatcttactgtgctgttggagctagtaacacaagcatttcccgacatctgctaaacaggtgtatgtatatctctctagtcacccccaaaaccaattctttctttggccgcctctccttccagttctctgctgccaatgactggaacgaactacaaaaatctctgaaactggaaacacttatctccctcactagctttaagcaccaactgtcagagcagctcacagattactgcacctgtacatagcccacctataatttaggccaaacaactacctctttccctactgtatttaatgaaattatttattttgctcctttgcaccccattatttttatttctactttgcacatgtcttccattgcaaatgtaccattccagtgttttacttgctatattgtatttactttgccaccatgggctttttttgcctttacctcccttatctcacctcatttgctcacatcgtatatagacttgtttatactgtattattgactgtatgtttgttttactccatgtgtaagtctgtgtcgttgtatgtgtcgaactgctttgcttaatcttggccaggtcgcaattgtaaatgagaacttgttctcaacttgcctacctggtgaaataaataaaaataaaaatttaaaaaaatgtgtctatttgattaggattaggacttttcctctatgtgtcgcacttccatttccactttat includes:
- the LOC118940461 gene encoding histone H1-like, coding for MAEVAPAPAAAAPAKAPKKKAAAKPKKAGPSVGELIVKAVSASKERSGVSLAALKKSLAAGGYDVEKNNSRVKIAVKSLVTKGTLVQTKGTGASGSFKINKKAVEAKKPAKKAAAPKAKKVAAKKPAAAKKPKKVAAKKAVAAKKSPKKAKKPATPKKAAKSPKKVKKPAAAAKKAAKSPKKATKAAKPKAAKPKAAKAKKAAPKKK
- the LOC118940146 gene encoding histone H2A, which encodes MSGRGKTGGKARAKAKTRSSRAGLQFPVGRVHRLLRKGNYAERVGAGAPVYLAAVLEYLTAEILELAGNAARDNKKTRIIPRHLQLAVRNDEELNKLLGGVTIAQGGVLPNIQAVLLPKKTEKAVKAK
- the LOC118940463 gene encoding histone H2B, producing MPEPAKSAPKKGSKKAVTKTAGKGGKKRRKSRKESYAIYVYKVLKQVHPDTGISSKAMGIMNSFVNDIFERIAGESSRLAHYNKRSTITSREIQTAVRLLLPGELAKHAVSEGTKAVTKYTSSK
- the LOC110493837 gene encoding uncharacterized protein LOC110493837; this translates as MSGRGKGGKGLGKGGKGLGKGGAKRHRKVLRDNIQGITKPAIRRLARRGGVKRISGLIYEETRGVLKVFLENVIRDAVTYTEHAKRKTVTAMDVVYALKRQGRTLPEAVHVRKLASAMARTKQTARKSTGGKAPRKQLATKAARKSAPATGGVKKPHRYRPGTVALREIRRYQKSTELLIRKLPFQRLVREIAQDFKTDLRFQSSAVMALQEASEAYLVGLFEDTNLSSEHTMSGRGKGGKGLGKGGAKRHRKVLRDNIQGITKPAIRRLARRGGVKRISGLIYEETRGVLKVFLENVIRDAVTYTEHAKRKTVTAMDVVYALKRQGRTLYGFGG
- the LOC118940462 gene encoding histone H3-like, whose product is MSRRRCRLYKLHIGILRLYSDCERRKLASAMARTKQTARKSTGGKAPRKQLATKAARKSAPATGGVKKPHRYRPGTVALREIRRYQKSTELLIRKLPFQRLVREIAQDFKTDLRFQSSAVMALQEASEAYLVGLFEDTNLCAIHAKRVTIMPKDIQLARRIRGERA